One part of the Sandaracinaceae bacterium genome encodes these proteins:
- a CDS encoding 3-oxoacyl-[acyl-carrier-protein] synthase III C-terminal domain-containing protein, translated as MPGLTIIGSGHHVPGEPVTNDDLSRVMDTSDEWIRPRSGIGQRHFAREGQGVSELALPAAQRALESAGLSPQDVDYIIFGTMTPDYILPGSGGLLGAKLGLEGVPALDIRQQCAFFPFAVQVADALTMAGVAETILIVGANAHAGFMPWDWDALWSGEKSDADAYQFATQHRATAVLFGDGAGAVVCRPHPKKDEGFGVLGTVCRTDGNRHDHFFVPAGGFRHYRYWDVPVDERIPSMRGRELFKCAVQRLPAVVKELCDKVGVTLDDVDWFVAHQANDRINAAVVQSLGVPMEKVPSNIAHYGNTSDATIPILIDEMRRAGTVEEGQLVCFFGLGAGLNWGAALMRL; from the coding sequence ATGCCTGGACTCACGATCATCGGTTCGGGACACCACGTCCCCGGCGAGCCCGTCACGAACGACGATCTCTCGCGCGTCATGGACACGAGCGACGAGTGGATCCGTCCGCGCTCGGGGATCGGGCAGCGGCACTTCGCGCGAGAAGGACAGGGCGTGAGCGAGCTGGCGCTGCCGGCCGCGCAGCGCGCGCTGGAGTCGGCCGGGCTGAGCCCCCAGGACGTCGACTACATCATCTTCGGCACGATGACGCCGGACTACATCCTGCCCGGCTCGGGCGGGCTGCTCGGCGCGAAGCTCGGCCTCGAGGGCGTCCCGGCGCTCGACATCCGGCAGCAGTGCGCCTTCTTCCCGTTCGCCGTGCAGGTGGCCGACGCGCTCACCATGGCCGGCGTGGCCGAGACCATCCTGATCGTCGGCGCGAACGCGCACGCGGGCTTCATGCCGTGGGACTGGGACGCGCTCTGGTCCGGCGAGAAGTCGGACGCCGACGCGTACCAGTTCGCCACGCAGCACCGCGCCACGGCCGTGCTCTTCGGCGACGGAGCCGGCGCGGTGGTCTGCCGCCCTCACCCCAAGAAGGACGAGGGCTTCGGCGTGCTCGGCACCGTGTGCCGGACGGACGGCAACCGCCACGATCACTTCTTCGTGCCCGCGGGCGGCTTCCGCCACTACCGTTACTGGGACGTGCCGGTCGACGAGCGCATCCCCAGCATGCGAGGGCGCGAGCTGTTCAAGTGCGCCGTCCAGCGGCTCCCCGCCGTCGTCAAGGAGCTCTGCGACAAGGTGGGCGTCACGCTCGACGACGTCGACTGGTTCGTGGCGCACCAGGCGAACGATCGCATCAACGCGGCGGTGGTGCAGAGCCTGGGCGTGCCGATGGAGAAGGTTCCGTCGAACATCGCGCACTATGGCAACACGTCCGACGCCACGATCCCCATCCTCATCGACGAGATGCGGCGCGCGGGCACGGTGGAAGAGGGGCAGCTCGTCTGCTTCTTCGGCCTCGGCGCCGGCCTGAACTGGGGCGCCGCCCTGATGCGCCTCTGA
- a CDS encoding M48 family metallopeptidase, producing the protein MTDPKQTPGAIAKSIDLDFGGYLEKKKTGSWGRDDGVRYAYSADAAMLRSFQRIRPVEMAAAAVVRTSHEMMRSQLLGSTVKVGPRQFKSIYDIVSDCARTLTVPVPTVYIQNSPVPNAYTYGTEDDSFIVIHSALIDHFDEDELRFVIGHEVGHIQNKHVVYNTALMILTQGAAVFLAWIAQPALVALRQWFRRAEITCDRAGLLCCGDLEAASRSFLKLATGSHKLYPEMNIDAFLEQFEEGQNSIGRLGEAFASHPYLPKRIHALRVFAESELYREAKGLGGGGLDMEEVDRRTSEIIQITKGREEPASELEGPGAGVAGEKGNEE; encoded by the coding sequence ATGACCGACCCCAAGCAGACCCCCGGCGCCATCGCGAAGTCCATCGATCTGGACTTCGGCGGCTATCTCGAGAAGAAGAAGACCGGCTCGTGGGGGCGCGACGACGGCGTCCGCTACGCCTACTCGGCCGACGCGGCGATGCTGCGGAGCTTCCAGCGCATCCGGCCGGTGGAGATGGCCGCCGCGGCCGTGGTCCGCACCTCGCACGAGATGATGCGCAGCCAGCTGCTCGGCTCCACGGTCAAGGTCGGGCCGCGCCAGTTCAAGTCCATCTACGACATCGTCAGCGACTGCGCGCGCACGCTCACGGTCCCCGTGCCGACGGTCTACATCCAGAACAGCCCCGTCCCGAACGCCTATACGTACGGCACGGAGGATGACTCGTTCATCGTCATCCACTCCGCGCTGATCGATCACTTCGACGAGGACGAGCTCCGCTTCGTGATCGGGCACGAGGTCGGCCACATCCAGAACAAGCACGTCGTGTACAACACGGCGCTGATGATCCTGACCCAGGGCGCGGCCGTGTTCCTCGCGTGGATCGCGCAGCCCGCGCTCGTCGCGCTGCGGCAGTGGTTCCGGCGCGCGGAGATCACCTGCGACCGGGCGGGCCTGCTCTGTTGCGGCGACCTCGAGGCGGCGAGCCGGAGCTTCCTCAAGCTGGCCACGGGCTCGCACAAGCTCTACCCGGAGATGAACATCGACGCCTTCCTCGAGCAGTTCGAGGAGGGCCAGAACAGCATCGGGCGGCTGGGGGAGGCGTTCGCGTCGCACCCCTACCTGCCCAAGCGCATCCACGCCCTGCGCGTCTTCGCCGAGAGCGAGCTCTATCGCGAGGCGAAGGGCCTGGGCGGAGGTGGGCTCGACATGGAAGAAGTCGATCGTCGCACGAGCGAGATCATCCAGATCACCAAGGGCCGCGAAGAGCCCGCGTCCGAGCTCGAGGGGCCGGGGGCAGGAGTCGCGGGGGAGAAGGGGAACGAGGAATGA
- a CDS encoding dynamin family protein, translating into MTVSPLSDYQAQKSDVLASLREVATLAEDTGAASLAGRLRSDRIPRLDDERFHLVVLGEFNHGKTTFVNALLGAPVLPTGVTPTTAVIHHVVHGETPHAKAVGENEEHDVPVEQVADYEVGGKAAEQEVRYLQVDYPAAILEGGVVLVDTPGVNDLNSTRAEITYSYLPKADAILFLLDAGQILKESERAFIANKLLAHSRDKVMFVINKIDLLDEEEREEALAYARSHLARLVDEPRVYAVSAEKALEGDLEGSGLNALTGELRKYLTEERGRVLLDNALDAGLRAAGTLEQSIRIQKRALEMDQTELERRLEALEKDLSHSEEMADKRERQIRESLSGVKALVRREVEEFGKRFALAIPGEIESSKAEDLKRYLPSFMEERFRAFADQQGEELAKRLEKVAEEAIAFVTEDAQERGRKLEELLGGTGPEVDLSVNTLAYDVGVIALGAFGIGIMALSNVFVGGAMTLAAPVLAYFFRGRADKEMKKRAQEEAPKAIQEAAKKLAEAFDQQIDAFGDKLVDFVRNANEEVTRSIAEVVRAARSAREEGDEELEELTQTVGTSMGRLRAVADKMETLRKALWIPRVEEAAS; encoded by the coding sequence ATGACGGTCAGCCCGCTTTCGGATTACCAGGCGCAGAAGAGCGACGTGCTCGCGTCGCTGCGTGAGGTCGCCACCCTCGCCGAGGACACCGGCGCCGCCTCGCTCGCGGGCCGCCTGCGCTCGGACCGCATCCCGCGGCTCGACGACGAGCGCTTCCACCTGGTCGTGCTCGGCGAGTTCAACCACGGCAAGACCACGTTCGTGAACGCGCTGCTCGGCGCGCCCGTCTTGCCCACCGGCGTCACGCCGACCACCGCGGTGATCCACCACGTGGTGCACGGCGAGACCCCGCACGCGAAGGCGGTCGGCGAGAACGAGGAGCACGACGTCCCGGTCGAGCAGGTCGCGGACTACGAGGTCGGCGGCAAGGCGGCCGAGCAGGAGGTCCGCTACCTCCAGGTCGACTACCCGGCGGCCATCCTCGAGGGCGGCGTGGTGCTGGTCGACACCCCCGGGGTCAACGACCTCAACTCGACGCGCGCCGAGATCACCTACAGCTACCTGCCCAAGGCCGACGCGATCCTCTTCCTCCTCGACGCGGGTCAGATCCTCAAGGAGTCGGAGCGCGCCTTCATCGCCAACAAGCTCCTCGCGCACTCGCGCGACAAGGTGATGTTCGTCATCAACAAGATCGATCTCCTCGACGAGGAGGAGCGGGAGGAGGCGCTCGCCTACGCGCGCAGTCACCTCGCCCGGCTGGTCGACGAGCCGCGCGTCTACGCGGTCAGCGCCGAGAAGGCGCTCGAGGGGGACCTCGAGGGCTCGGGGCTGAACGCGCTCACGGGCGAGCTGCGCAAGTACCTGACCGAGGAGCGCGGCCGCGTCCTGCTCGACAACGCGCTCGACGCGGGGCTCCGCGCGGCGGGCACGCTCGAGCAGAGCATCCGCATCCAGAAGCGCGCCCTCGAGATGGACCAGACCGAGCTCGAGCGGCGGCTCGAGGCGCTCGAGAAGGACCTGAGCCACTCCGAGGAGATGGCCGACAAGCGCGAGCGGCAGATCCGCGAGTCGCTCAGCGGCGTCAAGGCGCTGGTGCGGCGCGAGGTCGAGGAGTTCGGCAAGCGCTTCGCTCTCGCCATCCCGGGGGAGATCGAGAGCAGCAAGGCCGAGGATCTCAAGCGTTACCTCCCGAGCTTCATGGAGGAGCGCTTCCGCGCCTTCGCCGACCAGCAGGGCGAGGAGCTGGCCAAGCGGCTCGAGAAGGTCGCCGAGGAGGCCATCGCCTTCGTCACCGAGGACGCGCAGGAGCGCGGGCGCAAGCTCGAGGAGCTGCTCGGCGGGACGGGGCCCGAGGTCGACCTGAGCGTCAACACGCTCGCCTACGACGTCGGCGTCATCGCGCTCGGCGCGTTCGGCATCGGCATCATGGCGCTCTCGAACGTGTTCGTGGGCGGGGCGATGACCCTCGCGGCGCCGGTGCTCGCCTACTTCTTCCGCGGCCGCGCCGACAAGGAGATGAAGAAGCGCGCCCAGGAGGAGGCCCCCAAGGCCATCCAGGAGGCGGCGAAGAAGCTCGCCGAGGCGTTCGACCAGCAGATCGACGCGTTCGGCGACAAGCTCGTCGACTTCGTGCGCAACGCGAACGAGGAGGTCACCCGCTCCATCGCCGAGGTCGTCCGCGCCGCCCGCAGCGCGCGGGAGGAGGGCGACGAGGAGCTCGAGGAGCTGACCCAGAC